From the genome of Gaiellales bacterium, one region includes:
- a CDS encoding FAD-linked oxidase C-terminal domain-containing protein: protein MSLVAELERAVGAAAVVSEPAQVRTYECDGLTGHRATPQAVVLPRTTAEVQAAVRVCHERGIPFVARGAGTGLSGGAVPIAEGIVIGLARMNAILEVDVPNRRARVQPGVANLDVTRAVAPHGLYYAPDPSSQQVCTIGGNVAENSGGAHCLKYGFTTNHVLELEVVLADGEVVRLDRAGELDLLGGFVGSEGTLGIATEIVVQVLPRPQRVETLLAAFASTDAAGEVVSAVIAAGIVPAAIEMMDSLTIRAAEAAVGAGLPLDAGAVLLVELDGPSVEVEVALERVRGSCEAGRATEVRVAATEDERMKFWRGRKAAFAAMGRISPDYYVQDGVVPRTRLPETLRRISDLSRTHGLEVANVFHAGDGNLHPLVLYDGAVEGESERAAELASAILEACVDAGGSLTGEHGIGLDKACHMPLMYSEADLETMLRLRSAFDPKGLCNPGKAFPTPRLCGEVPGPYRRHPAEREGVERW from the coding sequence ATGAGCCTCGTTGCCGAACTCGAGCGCGCGGTCGGCGCCGCCGCGGTCGTCTCCGAGCCGGCGCAGGTGCGCACATACGAGTGCGACGGGCTCACCGGCCACCGGGCCACGCCGCAGGCGGTCGTCCTGCCCCGGACCACGGCCGAGGTGCAGGCCGCGGTGCGCGTCTGCCACGAGCGCGGCATCCCGTTCGTCGCCCGCGGCGCCGGCACGGGGCTCTCCGGCGGCGCCGTGCCGATCGCCGAGGGGATCGTGATCGGCCTGGCGCGCATGAACGCGATCCTCGAGGTCGACGTGCCCAACCGGCGGGCGCGCGTCCAGCCGGGCGTCGCCAACCTCGACGTCACCCGCGCGGTCGCCCCGCACGGCCTCTACTACGCGCCTGACCCGTCCAGCCAGCAGGTCTGCACGATCGGCGGCAACGTCGCCGAGAACTCCGGCGGCGCCCACTGCCTCAAGTACGGCTTCACGACCAACCATGTGCTCGAGCTCGAGGTCGTGCTGGCGGATGGCGAGGTGGTGCGCCTCGACCGGGCCGGGGAGCTCGACCTGCTCGGCGGCTTCGTCGGCTCGGAGGGGACGCTCGGCATCGCGACCGAGATCGTCGTCCAGGTGCTGCCGCGGCCGCAGCGGGTGGAGACGCTGCTGGCGGCCTTCGCCTCCACGGACGCGGCCGGGGAGGTCGTCTCGGCGGTGATCGCCGCGGGGATCGTGCCCGCCGCGATCGAGATGATGGACTCGCTCACGATCCGGGCGGCCGAGGCCGCCGTGGGCGCCGGCCTCCCGCTCGACGCCGGGGCGGTGCTGCTCGTCGAGCTCGACGGACCCTCGGTCGAGGTCGAGGTCGCGCTCGAGCGGGTGCGCGGCTCCTGCGAGGCCGGCCGGGCGACCGAGGTTCGGGTCGCGGCCACCGAGGACGAGCGGATGAAGTTCTGGCGCGGGCGCAAGGCGGCGTTCGCGGCGATGGGGCGGATCAGCCCGGACTACTACGTCCAGGACGGCGTCGTCCCCCGCACCCGACTGCCGGAGACGCTGCGCCGCATCTCCGACCTCTCCCGGACGCACGGGCTCGAGGTCGCGAACGTCTTCCACGCGGGCGACGGCAACCTGCACCCGCTGGTGCTCTACGACGGCGCGGTCGAGGGCGAGTCCGAGCGGGCGGCCGAGCTTGCGAGCGCGATCCTGGAGGCGTGCGTCGATGCGGGCGGCTCGCTCACCGGCGAGCACGGCATCGGCCTCGACAAGGCCTGCCATATGCCGCTCATGTACTCCGAGGCCGACCTCGAGACGATGCTGCGGCTGCGCTCGGCGTTCGACCCGAAGGGCCTCTGCAACCCGGGCAAGGCGTTCCCGACGCCGCGCCTGTGCGGCGAGGTGCCCGGGCCTTACCGGCGCCATCCCGCCGAGCGCGAGGGCGTGGAGCGGTGGTGA
- a CDS encoding FAD-binding oxidoreductase, protein MVIEHEPGDLTCTVSAGVPLTELQETLARGGQMLALDPPDAARLTVGEAFATAASGPRAHRYGGPRDLVLGVTVRLADGTVARGGGRVVKTVAGYDLPKLFTGARGRLGEILELTLRLHPLPASTCTVVTAPTDPTVLEPLAPACIEYAWPPERMFVRFESPVARPLAEQAVALVGGELVEGDESLWADHRERAAGLELTRCVPAEVAATIERLREAGATTIVGRYARGLLFSDADRRCQAPGLRELERRVVEAYGG, encoded by the coding sequence GTGGTGATCGAGCACGAGCCGGGCGATCTGACGTGCACGGTCAGCGCCGGCGTGCCGCTGACCGAGCTGCAGGAGACGCTCGCGCGGGGCGGGCAGATGCTCGCGCTCGACCCGCCGGACGCCGCCCGGCTGACCGTCGGCGAGGCATTCGCGACGGCGGCGTCCGGCCCGCGCGCGCACCGCTACGGCGGCCCCCGCGACCTCGTGCTGGGCGTGACCGTGCGGCTCGCCGACGGCACCGTCGCCCGCGGCGGCGGCCGGGTGGTGAAGACCGTGGCCGGCTACGACCTGCCGAAGCTCTTCACCGGCGCCCGTGGCCGCCTGGGCGAGATCCTCGAGCTGACGCTGCGGCTGCACCCGCTGCCGGCCTCGACCTGCACCGTGGTGACGGCGCCGACCGATCCGACCGTCCTCGAGCCGCTCGCGCCGGCCTGCATCGAGTACGCCTGGCCGCCCGAGCGGATGTTCGTCCGCTTCGAGAGCCCGGTGGCCCGTCCGCTCGCCGAGCAGGCGGTGGCGCTCGTCGGCGGCGAGCTGGTGGAGGGCGACGAGTCGCTGTGGGCCGACCACCGCGAGCGGGCCGCGGGCCTCGAGCTCACCCGCTGCGTGCCCGCCGAGGTGGCCGCCACGATCGAGCGCCTGCGCGAGGCGGGCGCGACGACCATCGTCGGCCGCTACGCCCGCGGCCTGCTCTTCAGCGACGCCGACAGGCGGTGCCAGGCCCCGGGGCTCCGGGAGCTGGAGCGGCGGGTGGTGGAGGCGTACGGTGGCTGA